A single Apodemus sylvaticus chromosome 20, mApoSyl1.1, whole genome shotgun sequence DNA region contains:
- the Pip4k2c gene encoding phosphatidylinositol 5-phosphate 4-kinase type-2 gamma — protein MASSSVPPATAPAAAGGPGPGFGFASKTKKKHFVQQKVKVFRAADPLVGVFLWGVAHSINELSQVPPPVMLLPDDFKASSKIKVNNHLFHRENLPSHFKFKEYCPQVFRNLRDRFAIDDHDYLVSLTRSPPSETEGSDGRFLISYDRTLVIKEVSSEDIADMHSNLSNYHQYIVKCHGNTLLPQFLGMYRVSVENEDSYMLVMRNMFSHRLPVHRKYDLKGSLVSREASDKEKVKELPTLKDMDFLNKNQKVYIGEEEKKVFLEKLKRDVEFLVQLKIMDYSLLLGIHDIIRGSEPEEEGPVREEESEWDGDCNLTGPPALVGSYGTSPEGIGGYIHSHRPLGPGEFESFIDVYAIRSAEGAPQKEVYFMGLIDILTQYDAKKKAAHAAKTVKHGAGAEISTVHPEQYAKRFLDFIANIFA, from the exons ATGGCGTCCTCCTCCGTCCCTCCCGCCACCGCACCCGCGGCAGCTGGAGGCCCCGGTCCGGGATTCGGCTTCGCCTCCAAAACCAAGAAGAAGCATTTCGTGCAGCAGAAAGTGAAGGTGTTCCGGGCCGCCGACCCGCTGGTGGGCGTGTTCCTGTGGGGCGTCGCCCACTCG ATCAATGAGCTCAGCCAGGTCCCGCCCCCGGTGATGCTGCTGCCAGATGACTTCAAAGCCAGCTCCAAGATCAAGGTCAACAATCACCTTTTCCATAG AGAAAATCTTCCCAGCCATTTCAAGTTCAAGGAGTATTGTCCCCAGGTCTTCAGGAACCTGCGAGATCGGTTTGCCATCGATGATCACGATTACTTG GTGTCCCTCACTCGAAGCCCCCCAAGCGAAACCGAAGGCAGTGATGGTCGCTTCCTTATCTCCTATGACCGAACTCTGGTCATCAAAGAAGTGTCCAGCGAGGACATTGCGGACATGCACAGCAACCTGTCTAACTACCACCAG TACATAGTGAAGTGTCATGGCAACACACTTCTGCCCCAGTTCCTGGGCATGTACCGAGTCAGCGTAGAAAACGAAGACAGCTACATGCTTGTGATGCGCAATATGTTTAGTCACCGTCTTCCTGTGCATAGAAAATATGACCTCAAG GGCTCTCTGGTGTCCCGGGAAGCCAGCGATAAGGAAAAG GTTAAAGAACTGCCAACACTGAAGGATATGGACTTCCTTAACAAGAACCAGAAAGTGTACATTggtgaagaggagaagaaagtgtTCCTGGAGAAGCTGAAGCGAGATGTGGAG TTTCTAGTGCAGCTGAAGATCATGGACTACAGCCTTCTGCTGGGCATCCACGACATCATCCGGGGCTCTGAACCGGAGGAAGAGGGGCCCGTGAGGGAGGAGGAGTCAGAGTGGGATGGGGACTGTAACCTGACTGGACCTCCTGCTCTGGTGGGCTCCTATGGCACCTCGCCTGAGGGCATTGGAGGCTACATTCATTCCCACCGGCCCCTGGGCCCAGGAGAGTTTGAGTCCTTCATCGACGTCTATGCTATCCGGAGTGCAGAGG GGGCCCCCCAGAAGGAGGTGTATTTCATGGGCCTCATCGACATTCTGACCCAGTACGATGCCAAGAAGAAAGCAGCTCACGCGGCCAAGACCGTCAAGCAcggg GCAGGGGCAGAGATCTCCACTGTCCACCCTGAGCAGTATGCTAAGCGATTCCTGGATTTTATCGCCAACATCTTTGCCTAA